A segment of the Candidatus Binatia bacterium genome:
TGCCCTCCTTGCTATGGGGAGAGACAGACGACGAGAACTCGACGTCGACCGAGGAAACCGCAACCGCGCCCGGAACCTCGGAGGCGCTAGCGCGGGCAAAGGAAGCGCTCCGGAAGATCGAAGCGGACGATACGAAATCCGCGCGAAGCTCCGCCCGCCCACTCGACGCTCGGTTTCGTTCGTCTTCTTCGTCGATTCTCGGTGGCGGTGGTGGGATCCACCGGCTGGTCGGACGACTCGAAGAGGTCGACGTCGGCCAGTTGGCGTCGCCCGATCGCGAGGCCTTGATGGGCGCGGCGACCGATCTCATGACGCGCCTTCGTCAGCGCTGAAGTCTCACCACTCCGTCGGAAATCCCCGGAACGGGCTTTCGATGCGCTGCACGTCCTGAAGGAGTTCGCGAGCCGGTCCTTCGGGGATGTCGGTCGGGGTGCCAAGCGTGATGCTGTCGGTGATTCCGCCGAACCGGTCCCGGAGCTTGCCCACGAGATCATCGTACGGCGCGATGACGGCAAACGTGTCGAGCACTTCGTCCGGGACCTCGGCGGCCATCTCCTTCCACTGTCCGTTCTTGGACATGGCGTGGAGCTTCATGCCGAGATCTTCCCAGCCGTGCACCGCCAGGACCGGGTGGTAGCTGCGTGTCGAGCCGTAGAACGCGATGCGGTACCGGATCTGTTCGCGTCCCTTCGCGAGTGCGGCCTCGTCTGTTCCGGTGACGACGAATCCGCCGCCCCAGACCTCGAAGGAAGAGCGATCGCGTCCGGCCTTGGCGAGCCCCTCGCGAATCTGCGGCATCGCGACTTCGTCGACGTATTTCTTGGTGGCGAATCCGTGGAGGCGCACGCCGTCGCAGGTGCGTCCTGCGAGTTTCAGCATCGCGGGGCGCACGGCGGCGATGCTGATCGGGATGGGGGAAAGTCCGGACGGCGGCGGTACAAACTCGGGTGTCATCAGCGTGAAGCGATAGTGCTCCCCCTGGTAGTCGAGCTTCTCTCCCTTCTCCCAGCAGCGCCAGATCGCGCGGAGGGACTCCACGTACTCGCGGAGCCGGGGTAGGGGCGGCGTCCACGGCACGCTGAAGCGTCGCTCGTTGTGTCCTTTTACCTGCGTGCCGAGTCCGAGGGTGAAGCGTCCCTTCGAGTGGACGTGCAGATCCCATGCGGTGTTGGCCGTAACCATCGGGCTGCGCGGAAAGCACACGGCAATGGCGGTTCCGAGTCGCACGCGCTCCGTGGCGAGCGCCGCGAACGCGAGCGGTGCGAAGGGGTCATTGGCGATCTCGAAGCTCAAGAGGCCGTCGAACCCGGCTGCTTCGGCCGCCGCGGCCGCCGGGCCAACCTTACGCCAGTCGGTGATGGGAAGTCCGGTCTCTACTCGCATACAGGTTCTCTTTTCGGTCAGGAGCCGATGCCGCCCGCGTCGCGGACCGGCAATAGGATACGGAACGTGGCGCCGCCGCTGGTACGGCTCACACCGGTCAGCGCGCCGCCGTGCGCATCGACGATCGAATCACTGATGGCGAGACCCATGCCGAGGCCGTGATCGCGGGTCGTGAAGAACACGTCGAACATGTGAGCCGCGACGTCGTCCGACAGTCATCTGGTCCATCGTAGCGACTCGTAGGAAGTTGGCGAGGGCTCCGCGCTGGATCTCCGCGGACTCCTCCGCGCGGCGGATTTCGGTCAGGTCGACGCAGGTACCGACGTAGCCGATGAACGCACCGGGCTGGTCGTGGATGGGGTTGCCGCTCGCCATCATGAGGCGATACTCCGCGTCGGCCCGTCGACCCGTCGGAAATGATTCTCGAGGGAGAACCCGATTCGCTCTGCGAACGAGTCCGTCCAGATGCGGTACGCGCGTTCCCGCTCGTCGGGGTGGATCAACTCGACCCACCGGGGCCCGAGCATCTCCTCGACAGTGCGACCGGCGAACGGAGGAACTCGCTGTTCACGTAGCTACAGCCCAGATCGAGCCCGGCGGGCCAGACGGCGAAGGGCGAGGACTCGGCCATCAGGTGGAAGAGGGCCTCGCTGTCTCGCAGTTCCGTCACCTGCTTGGTCCCGTCTCTCATGACGCCCGAGACGTGGCGGCCGGAGGTCCCCGGGCGGGTCGCGATGCCCTCGCGGGCGTTGACCCAGCGAAGGGTGCCGTCCGGTCCTACGATCCAGAAGGTGAGATCGAGCCGCTTGTTCGCATCCGCGGAGTACGCGGCGGCACTGGCGAGGTCCCGGTCTCCCGGGTGCACCAGGTCGAGTGCACGCAGGGTCGCGTCCGCGAGTTCCGCCTGTTGGGCTTCCTGCTGCTTGTCGGTCTCCATCCGCTGGCCCACCCTAGCGCGGATTCGCCGAAAATGCCGAGCGGTTCCCGGTGCCGTCCCGGTGGAGTATAAGCGGAGCCCTGTGGCTGGCGTCGTCTCACAAGATCGTGGCCCCACGGGCGCATCGATCGACCTTCAGGCTCTGCGCGAGAGCATCGATCGCGAGATGGATCACGAGTGCTTCGTCGCGCGACTCCAGGTCGCTCGGTTCAGCGCGGACGACATCCTCGACATCGAGCTTTCCTACAACCTCGCTAAGTTCGGCCACCACGAGCAGTTTCGTGAGAGCGGCGAGCCGTACTTCGAGCACCCGAGGGCCGTCGCGGTCCAGCTCATCGAGATCCGTACCGCGTTGCTCGAGGGGGGGCGCGAGGCCGAGGCGCTGGCGGGCGTCACGAAGGATGGGATCATCCTGGCGCTCCATCACGACACGGTCGAGGATACGAAGTTGTTCGGGGGCGCGGGGCTTCGAGGCCCGTTCGCAAAAGAGATCAGCGCCTTTCGGTTGCTGTGGGCTTACGGTGTGGATGTCATGTGCGGCATCGAGGCGCTCACCAAAGTCGAAGCGGGAGACCACGGGATCAGCCCGGCCGAGGCGAAGCTCGCTTCAGTCGAGAAGGTGACGGCGTCCGACCCGATGACGCGACGGGTGAAGCAGAGCGATCGCCTTCACAATCTGCGCACCCTCGGCGCCACCCCGCCCGCGAAGCAGCGTCGCATCGTGCGCGCGACCGTGGAGCAGTACATCCCGAGCTGGGATCGCGACGCGCGCGGTGACGACTCCGGGCGAGTCGTTTCGCAGATCCTGTTGGATCTGGTCAACGAGACCATCGAAGAGTTGCGGGCGTCGTGGCTAGGGCAGGACGAGTCGAAGCTCTCGCCCGAGCCTGCGTCGGAGCCGGTTCCGATCGACCTGGAGCGCGCGACGGCCTACGAGATCCTCGACGGCATTCCCGGCCTGACGATCGTCGAACGGCAGCTGGTCCACTTCGCGTATGACATCGCTGCCTATGGACACACCTCGACCGAAGATGCGGGGCAGGACGGCGAGCTCTCGTTCGAGCAGATCAAGGGGGCGACTTTCGACCTGATCGACGAGATGACCAAGCGCAACTCGCACGACTGGAAACTAATCGCCGCCTCTCTTTTGCGAGACACGGTCGAGCATACGTACATCTTCGGCAGCGACTCGATTGCGGGCATGCGTTACGACCAGGTCGCGGCGCGCAACATCGGCAAGGTCTTCGGCAGCGAGGTGCGTCACCTGGTCCTGTCCCAAACCCGGCAGGAGCCCGGCCCTCGCGCGGGCGCAACCGAGTCGACGTACCTCGAGAGCCTTCAGGGGGCGGGGCCCGCGGCCGTGGTTCTGCAGATGACCGACACGGTCGAGCGACTCAAGAGAATCAACGACGTTCCGGGCGACGAGCAGAGCTCCTTCATCGAGCACCTCGAGAGGGACTACATGCCGATGTTCGAGGTCTTCTCGGAACGAGACGGGCGCCTACAGGAGTTGATCGGGCGTTATCTCCACAAGATCCAAACGCAGAAGCGCGGCGTCGAACAGGCGCGGAACGGCTGAATC
Coding sequences within it:
- a CDS encoding TIGR03617 family F420-dependent LLM class oxidoreductase, encoding MRVETGLPITDWRKVGPAAAAAEAAGFDGLLSFEIANDPFAPLAFAALATERVRLGTAIAVCFPRSPMVTANTAWDLHVHSKGRFTLGLGTQVKGHNERRFSVPWTPPLPRLREYVESLRAIWRCWEKGEKLDYQGEHYRFTLMTPEFVPPPSGLSPIPISIAAVRPAMLKLAGRTCDGVRLHGFATKKYVDEVAMPQIREGLAKAGRDRSSFEVWGGGFVVTGTDEAALAKGREQIRYRIAFYGSTRSYHPVLAVHGWEDLGMKLHAMSKNGQWKEMAAEVPDEVLDTFAVIAPYDDLVGKLRDRFGGITDSITLGTPTDIPEGPARELLQDVQRIESPFRGFPTEW